In Sphaerospermopsis torques-reginae ITEP-024, the genomic window GCGGTTCAATCATATCAGACCCTTGGATCATTTTATGTCGTTAGATAAAAATAAATTTACACATTTGGGATGCTCCCCTTGTATTCTTTTAAAAAAATGATATCATCACGGGTTAATGACTCATAATCACTTTTTTCCTATTCCCCATTCCCAAACCTAAAATATATGATAAATAATCCCATGAAATTAATATGATACATCAAACTTCTGGCCGCTGGCGTTTAGGACTAAGTTTATCGTTACTCACAGTTTTTTTATGGGGAATTTTACCAATTGCCTTAAAGGTAACACTACAAGTTTTAGATGTCTACACCGTTATTTGGTTTCGGTTTTTGATGTCGTTTATATTGCTGGCAATTTATTTATCTGTACAAAAAAAATTACCAACAGTAGAACAACTACGCTCTAGTTCGGGAAAATTATTAGCAATAGCGACAATATTTTTGGGAGGAAATTATCTTCTCTTCATGCAAGGTTTAGCATTAACAACTGCTGCTAATGCGGAAGTGATAATTCAGTTATCTACTGTGTTATTAGGTTTTGGGGGTTTAGTTATTTTTAGAGAACGTTATACATTATGGCAATGGTTTGGTGTTAGTGTCTTAACTTTAGGGTTTTTGTTATTTTTTAAAGCTCAAATTACCAATTTAATTACAGCCCAAGGACAATATCTTGTAGGTAGTGGATTACTTGTATTAGGTGCTGTTTCCTGGGCTATTTATGCCTTGGCACAAAAGCAACTATTACAATCTTTATCTTCTTATCATATTATGCTAATTATTTATGGCGGATGTACTTTATTATTTACGCCATTTACGAAAATAAATAAAATTTTTACTCTCGATATTTTGCATTTATCAATGTTATTATTTTGTGGTTTAAATACCTTAATTGCCTATGGTTCTTTTGCTGAATCTTTAGAACATTGGGAAGCTTCCAGAGTCAGTGCAGTTTTAGCTTTAGCTCCCATAGTCACTTTAATAGCTGTGGAGTTGGTAGCGGGTATTTTTCCCCAGCTTATTCCCCCAGAAAACATTACCTTAATAGGAATTATTGGCGCTTTATTAGTTGTTTCTGGTTCAGTGGCGATCGCTTTGGGTAAGTCTGGAAAATAGAATTTACTGGAAAATTCAGAATTTACGAAGTTTTTTCAAATAGTTCTTCTCTAAATAGATCAACATAATTAAACGTAAAATAATATGTGGATAGATCCCTGACTTCTTGAAGAAGTCGGTGATCTGAGTCTGAGGTTTTTTTAATGTTGAGTTACTGCTCAAAAACAAAAATATCTGATTTGGCAGTATCCTGCAATACAAAAAACATAATTTTTATAAAAAATTAAACATTTTTTAGATTGATTTGCGCTTCAAAGCTACATCATAAATACTGAGGTAAGAGTTTATTTGATTTACTAAAATTCTAGCTGAATATATATCTATATAAATCAATATAACCTAGTAAATTCAGGTAAATATTGCCCTGTTCATTAAATAGGTAAATTTTATGTCAACAGATAAAAAAGCTCAAAACTATCCAGAAAACATAGACAACCAATTGTATATAAATTAATCTACAGGGTGTTTGAATAACTACCAAATTTAACGCCGTGCTAAACAATATCACTGAAAAATTTGAGCGATGAATAGTTTATTTGGTAATTTTTTCAGCAGCTTGAAAAAAAAATCCTTATTGCTGGTGCTGTCAATTTTGCTGCCGACATTTGGAATAAGTAATTCTGTGATGGCAGCCGAGAAAATTTATGTTTCTTATTCTGTCCTAGAAATTACCATTCCTGTGATGAGTTTAGAAACCTATACAAAAACGGGAATAATTGATGATAAATTAGCGGTTTATCAACAATATATTTCATCTGATAAACTGCAAGAATTACGCCAAATTTTACTCAGGAATGTCAAAATTACTCCCGCAGTTGCATCACAATTTCTCCACACACAGCAAGGTGAATTTATAGTGCAACGTTTGGCTAAACTAATTACATCTAAATCTCCTGAAAATGAATCAGAAATTGAGGATTTACGTACTGCAATTATTTCAGCATCTGGGCAACCAGAAGGATTAACGTTATTAAATTTATTACGAAATTATCCTAGTAGTAGTATTCGTCTTAACTTGGCTGATAGCTTGGAAATAGCTGCTGAAATAGAAAATATAATTAATGAAACTCAGCAAGCGATCGCCATACTTCAACAACAATCAAAAATAGAAGCTGCTACTATCCCCAAGAAAAATTTATCCTTCTTAGCGAATTTACAAAATCCTGGTATTTTTACATTTAAAAAATCTACGCTGGAATTTTTTGATCTCACCAGAGAACGACATTTATTAACGGATATTTATATTCCCAATCTTCAAAATACCACACCAGTAATTGTGATTTCTCACGGATTGGGTTTAGATAGCAGTAACTTTCGTTATTTAGCCAAACACTTAGCATCTCATGGATTTTCCGTTGTCGTCCCTAATCATCCTCATCTATTTTTCAACAATAGAAATAAGAGGAAATTACAAGAAGCAAATGAATTTATCAATAGACCTTTAGATATAAAATATATATTAGATCAACTAGAAAAAACTAACCAGTCTGATGGTGAATTTAAAGGTAAATTAAATCTGCAACAAGTGGGAATATTTGGTCAGTCTTTTGGTGGTTATACTGCATTAGCTTTAGCCGGGGCAAAAATCAATTTTCAACAACTACAACAAGATTGTCAACCAGATGCGCTACAAGATACCTGGAATATGTCTTTATTGTTGCAATGTCGCGCTTTGGAATTGCAAAATAAATCTACACAACAAGAGAATATTAATTTACGAGATCAGAGAATAAAAGCCGCGATAGCTGTTAACCCCATCACCAGTTCTATATTTGGTGAATCTGGTTTAAATCAAATGCAAACTCCTGTGATGTTTATTGGTAGCAGTGAAGATACTGTAGCACCAGCTTTATATGAACAAATCCTACCTTTTTCTTGGTTAACTAATCCCCACAAATATCTTGTTATGCTTGTTGGTGCAACTCATTTTTCTAGCATTGGTAATAGTAACCCTGGAAGTCAACAAATAGCATTACCCCCAGACATGGTTGGTAATGCTTCTCAAGCGCGTGCTTACATCAATTCTTTAAGTTTGCCTTTTTTCCAAACTTTTGTATATCAAAAACCACAATATCTTCCCTACCTCAACGCTGGTTATGCTCAAACTATTTCCAGTCAATCTTTAGGTTTGAATCTCGTAAAATATCTGAAAAGTCCACAGTTAGCACCAATATTAGAGCATAATAATCAACCAGCTATACCCAAAAAAAAACTCTCTTTAACAATAGTCAGATGGGGATTTTGGATATTAAATATTGGTGTCTCCCTACTACATTTGTTGATTTTTTAGTGATGTTGTTTGTTTAACTCTTGATTCCTACACTGTAATTAAATAGAAAATGCTATATAATTAATTACGTTCGCGCCAGCGTTCCGTAGGCTCTATTTCTAATTAACAATTACGAATTATTTGTGCAGGGTTTTATCAATTTAAACAAACCTTATGACTGGACCTCCCATGACTGCGTAGCACGAGTCAGAAAACTGTTGCGTTTAAAACGAGTGGGACACGCAGGAACTTTAGATCCAGCAGCTACAGGAGTTTTACCCATCGCTTTGGGTAAAGCCACCAGATTATTACAATATTTACCCGGTGAAAAAGCTTATAAAGCCACTGTCCGCTTTGGTCTGCGTACTACTACTGATGATTTGCAAGGGGAAGTTATCACCTCTCAACCTTGTCCTGGCTTAAATTTAACCGCCATAGAAACCGAAATACCCCAATTTATCGGTCAAATTGAGCAAATTCCCCCTAGTTATAGCGCTATTCAAGTAGAAGGTAAACGCCTGTATGATTTAGCACGTCAAGGGGAAATTGTACAAGCACCAGTGAGAACGGTAGAAGTATTAAAAATAGAGATTTTAGAC contains:
- a CDS encoding alpha/beta hydrolase, whose amino-acid sequence is MNSLFGNFFSSLKKKSLLLVLSILLPTFGISNSVMAAEKIYVSYSVLEITIPVMSLETYTKTGIIDDKLAVYQQYISSDKLQELRQILLRNVKITPAVASQFLHTQQGEFIVQRLAKLITSKSPENESEIEDLRTAIISASGQPEGLTLLNLLRNYPSSSIRLNLADSLEIAAEIENIINETQQAIAILQQQSKIEAATIPKKNLSFLANLQNPGIFTFKKSTLEFFDLTRERHLLTDIYIPNLQNTTPVIVISHGLGLDSSNFRYLAKHLASHGFSVVVPNHPHLFFNNRNKRKLQEANEFINRPLDIKYILDQLEKTNQSDGEFKGKLNLQQVGIFGQSFGGYTALALAGAKINFQQLQQDCQPDALQDTWNMSLLLQCRALELQNKSTQQENINLRDQRIKAAIAVNPITSSIFGESGLNQMQTPVMFIGSSEDTVAPALYEQILPFSWLTNPHKYLVMLVGATHFSSIGNSNPGSQQIALPPDMVGNASQARAYINSLSLPFFQTFVYQKPQYLPYLNAGYAQTISSQSLGLNLVKYLKSPQLAPILEHNNQPAIPKKKLSLTIVRWGFWILNIGVSLLHLLIF
- a CDS encoding DMT family transporter, which codes for MIHQTSGRWRLGLSLSLLTVFLWGILPIALKVTLQVLDVYTVIWFRFLMSFILLAIYLSVQKKLPTVEQLRSSSGKLLAIATIFLGGNYLLFMQGLALTTAANAEVIIQLSTVLLGFGGLVIFRERYTLWQWFGVSVLTLGFLLFFKAQITNLITAQGQYLVGSGLLVLGAVSWAIYALAQKQLLQSLSSYHIMLIIYGGCTLLFTPFTKINKIFTLDILHLSMLLFCGLNTLIAYGSFAESLEHWEASRVSAVLALAPIVTLIAVELVAGIFPQLIPPENITLIGIIGALLVVSGSVAIALGKSGK
- the truB gene encoding tRNA pseudouridine(55) synthase TruB gives rise to the protein MQGFINLNKPYDWTSHDCVARVRKLLRLKRVGHAGTLDPAATGVLPIALGKATRLLQYLPGEKAYKATVRFGLRTTTDDLQGEVITSQPCPGLNLTAIETEIPQFIGQIEQIPPSYSAIQVEGKRLYDLARQGEIVQAPVRTVEVLKIEILDWRNSDFPELDLAIACGAGTYIRAIARDLGIILNTGATLAALTRTESSGFYLQDSLTLTDLETQLQTGTFQTIPSDAALQQLSPVNLPDTLAKKWCQGQKVPVNLDVSDLVRVYEQENRFLGVGKIQDQILIPQMVFEPIS